In Pristiophorus japonicus isolate sPriJap1 unplaced genomic scaffold, sPriJap1.hap1 HAP1_SCAFFOLD_452, whole genome shotgun sequence, a single genomic region encodes these proteins:
- the LOC139252295 gene encoding zinc finger protein 239-like, with protein sequence MEKPWKCGDCGKGFNYPSELETHRRSHTGERPFTCLVCGKGFTRSSALLVHQRVHTGERPFICPVCGKGFTRSSHLRAHQRVHTGERPFTCSVCEMRFTRSSHLLAHQRIHTGERPFTCPMCGKGFTQSSSLRAHLCTHTGERPFTCSECGKGFTCLSNLLTHQRIHTGERPFICSECGKGFVRSSQLLAHQQVHTGEKPFTCSECGKGFTDSSTLLTHQRIHTGERPFICSECGKGFTRTCDLLTHQRIHRGLQGLDSAVIVAVNHIPD encoded by the coding sequence atggagaaaccgtggaaatgtggagattgtgggaagggattcaattacccatctgagctggaaactcatcgacgcagtcacaccggagagaggccgttcacctgcctcgtgtgtgggaagggattcactcggtcatccgctctgttggtacaccagcgagttcacactggggagaggccattcatctgtcctgtgtgcgggaagggattcactcgttcatcccacctgcgagcacaccagcgagttcacactggggagaggccgttcacctgctcggtgtGTGAGAtgagattcactcgttcatcccacctgctaGCACACCAacgtattcacactggggagaggccatttacctgtcccatgtgtgggaagggcttcactcagtcatccagcctacgGGCACACCtgtgcactcacactggggagaggccattcacctgctccgagtgtgggaagggctttacTTGTTTATCCAacttgctgacacaccaacgcattcacactggggagagaccgttcatctgctctgaatgtggaaAGGGTTTCGTTCGATCATCCCAgctgctggcacaccagcaagttcacactggggagaagccgttcacctgctccgagtgtgggaagggattcactgattcatccaccctgctgacacaccaacgcattcacactggggagagaccgttcatctgctctgaatgtgggaagggattcactcgaacatgtgacctgctgacacaccagcgaattcacaggggactgcaggggttggactctgctgttattgttgccgttaatcacatcccggactga